A part of Pseudoalteromonas arctica A 37-1-2 genomic DNA contains:
- the ispB gene encoding octaprenyl diphosphate synthase, with amino-acid sequence MDIKAIQALIESDMNDVNQLIHAQMRSDVALVNQLGLYIVSSGGKRVRPMLAILAAKALGYQGKDHITLATIVEFIHTATLLHDDVVDESNLRRGTPTANAEFGNAASVLVGDFIYTRSFQLMVGLGKMQVMQVLADATNIIAEGEVLQLMNCNDPDTTEASYMQVIYSKTAKLFEAATGLAAIITEQDQTTLDALNLYGMHLGTAFQLVDDVLDYNADAEQLGKNIGDDLAEGKPTLPLIYAMQHGSEQQTQLIRDAIEHSNGMEHLEEILSALKQTNALEFTMQKAELEADKAIACLDFLAESDYKQALISLARIAVDRDH; translated from the coding sequence ATGGATATAAAAGCTATCCAGGCGTTAATCGAAAGCGATATGAATGACGTCAATCAACTTATACATGCGCAAATGCGCTCAGATGTGGCGTTAGTTAATCAGCTTGGTTTATATATAGTTAGCAGTGGCGGCAAACGCGTTCGTCCAATGCTCGCGATTTTAGCAGCCAAAGCGCTCGGTTATCAGGGTAAAGATCACATAACACTTGCAACAATTGTTGAGTTTATTCATACAGCAACGCTATTGCATGATGATGTTGTAGATGAATCAAACTTACGACGTGGCACACCTACAGCAAATGCTGAATTTGGTAATGCTGCTAGCGTATTGGTTGGTGACTTTATTTACACTCGTTCATTTCAGCTTATGGTTGGCCTTGGAAAAATGCAGGTTATGCAAGTACTTGCCGATGCAACAAACATTATTGCTGAAGGTGAAGTATTGCAGTTAATGAACTGCAACGACCCAGATACGACCGAAGCCAGTTATATGCAGGTTATTTACTCTAAAACAGCTAAGTTGTTTGAAGCAGCGACAGGCCTTGCTGCCATTATTACTGAGCAAGACCAAACTACTCTCGATGCACTAAACCTATATGGTATGCATTTAGGTACTGCGTTTCAGCTAGTAGACGATGTACTCGATTACAATGCAGATGCTGAGCAGTTGGGTAAAAACATTGGTGATGATTTAGCTGAAGGCAAACCAACGCTTCCACTTATTTATGCTATGCAACATGGTAGCGAGCAGCAAACGCAGCTTATTCGTGATGCAATAGAGCACAGTAATGGTATGGAGCATTTAGAAGAAATTTTATCGGCACTAAAGCAAACTAATGCGCTTGAATTTACAATGCAAAAAGCAGAGCTTGAAGCTGACAAAGCTATTGCGTGTTTAGACTTTTTAGCTGAGTCTGACTATAAGCAAGCACTCATAAGCCTTGCTCGTATTGCGGTTGACCGCGACCACTAG